One segment of Monomorium pharaonis isolate MP-MQ-018 chromosome 6, ASM1337386v2, whole genome shotgun sequence DNA contains the following:
- the LOC105832829 gene encoding uncharacterized protein LOC105832829 — protein sequence MRAPWPVLILAVILDPLLLLGEAVCHRNDTNLSAVGQRSGETLSRRRRELTFPKGSAFVMTLSLLKAIQLNEPKSWNLDLEFDTIWPIPSQEDLRKVAIRKPSKLKRRHRRELYANLELALDSRNLPGRLCILRTICEAETVLSPPGLSIIEDAIRIILRNFEDVDNYDCYDLAYRTKGDCEIVYPCPFSLLKLLLYNLYTEGI from the exons ATGAGAGCCCCGTGGCCCGTCCTGATTCTCGCCGTGATCCTGGACCCGTTGTTGCTCCTGGGGGAGGCGGTATGTCACCGTAATGACACCAACTTAAGTGCCGTTGGCCAAAGGTCGGGAGAGACCTTGTCCAGACGTAGACGGGAGCTCACTTTTCCAAAGGGAAGCGCTTTCGTG ATGACACTGAGCCTTCTAAAAGCAATTCAGCTTAACGAACCTAAAAGCTGGAACTTAGATCTGGAATTTGATACGATTTGGCCTATACCTAGTCAGGAAGATTTGAGGAAAGTTGCGATCAGAAAGCCATCCAAACTAAAACGGCGACACAGACGTGAACTCTATGCCAATTTGGAATTAGCGTTGGACAG TCGAAACTTGCCGGGACGATTATGCATCTTGCGTACAATTTGCGAGGCGGAAACGGTACTAAGTCCTCCGGGATTGTCAATTATCGAAGATGCCATACGGATTATTTTAAG GAATTTTGAGGATGTTGATAATTATGATTGCTATGATCTCGCGTATCGAACGAAAGGTGATTGTGAAATTGTTTATCCATGT